The following are from one region of the Lentimicrobiaceae bacterium genome:
- a CDS encoding aminoacyl-histidine dipeptidase encodes MSKELEQLLPSRLWYYFQEICKVPRPSKKEEKIAEFIVSFGKSQGLETIVDQTGNVLIRKPATPGFESRKSVVLQSHMDMVCEKNSDTLHDFDIDPIQPFIEGEWVKAKGTTLGADDGIGIAAQLALLESSDLQHGPIECLFTVDEETGLTGAFGLKPDLLKSKILLNLDSEDEGEIFIGCAGGKDTLISMNYSKVPVGSGFTGYVVKVSGLKGGHSGDDINKGLGNANKILNRLLWEANRRFEMRLSQFNGGNLRNAIAREAMAIVTVPKRFMAEFEQYVIDFGRTVKNELKVTEPGLNVQFKSTDLPDYLFDVATQERLLNALYACPHGVIAMSADIPNFVETSTNLASVKTFDNKIEITTSQRSSVESAKDNIGNMVVAVFNLAGGKAVHTDGYPGWTPNPRSEILEISKIAYQKLFATEPKVLAIHAGLECGLVGEKYPGMDMISYGPTIKGAHSPDERLKIDTVQKFWDLTLEILLNVPNVENA; translated from the coding sequence ATGAGCAAAGAATTAGAGCAACTATTACCATCAAGATTGTGGTATTATTTCCAGGAAATCTGTAAAGTACCACGTCCTTCTAAAAAAGAAGAAAAAATTGCGGAATTTATTGTTTCTTTTGGTAAAAGTCAGGGCTTGGAAACTATTGTTGACCAAACCGGAAATGTGCTAATCAGGAAACCGGCTACCCCCGGATTTGAAAGCAGAAAATCTGTTGTACTTCAGAGTCACATGGATATGGTATGTGAGAAAAATTCCGATACTTTGCATGATTTTGACATTGATCCAATTCAACCATTTATTGAAGGTGAGTGGGTAAAAGCTAAAGGAACTACGCTTGGCGCTGACGACGGTATTGGCATTGCCGCTCAGTTAGCCTTACTGGAATCTTCCGATCTTCAACACGGCCCCATTGAGTGCTTATTTACAGTTGACGAAGAAACAGGGTTAACCGGGGCTTTTGGCCTGAAACCTGATTTGTTGAAAAGCAAAATCTTGCTGAATCTGGATTCGGAAGACGAAGGGGAAATCTTTATTGGTTGTGCTGGTGGTAAAGATACCCTCATCAGTATGAACTATTCCAAAGTGCCGGTAGGTTCAGGTTTTACGGGTTATGTTGTAAAAGTCAGCGGACTTAAAGGAGGCCATTCCGGTGATGATATCAATAAAGGACTTGGTAATGCAAATAAAATTCTCAACCGTTTATTATGGGAAGCAAATCGCCGGTTTGAAATGCGCCTGTCTCAGTTTAACGGAGGTAACCTTCGGAATGCTATTGCTCGCGAAGCTATGGCCATCGTTACTGTCCCGAAAAGATTTATGGCAGAGTTTGAGCAGTATGTAATTGATTTTGGACGTACTGTTAAAAATGAGTTAAAAGTGACAGAACCAGGCCTGAATGTTCAGTTTAAATCAACCGATTTGCCCGATTATTTATTTGATGTGGCTACGCAGGAGAGACTTCTTAATGCACTCTATGCCTGCCCTCATGGAGTCATTGCTATGTCTGCAGATATTCCAAACTTTGTTGAAACTTCTACCAATCTGGCTTCTGTCAAAACATTTGACAATAAAATAGAAATTACAACCAGTCAGAGAAGTTCAGTGGAATCTGCCAAAGACAATATCGGAAATATGGTTGTGGCTGTTTTCAATCTTGCCGGTGGTAAAGCTGTTCATACCGATGGATACCCCGGATGGACTCCTAACCCAAGGTCAGAAATTCTGGAAATTTCAAAAATAGCCTATCAAAAACTGTTTGCCACCGAGCCTAAAGTTCTGGCGATTCATGCAGGCCTTGAATGTGGACTGGTTGGTGAGAAATATCCTGGGATGGATATGATATCCTATGGGCCAACCATTAAAGGAGCACATTCTCCTGATGAAAGATTAAAAATCGATACTGTTCAAAAATTTTGGGATTTGACGCTCGAAATTTTACTGAATGTTCCCAACGTGGAAAATGCATAA
- the glpT gene encoding glycerol-3-phosphate transporter, protein MISFLKPAPHKPLIDDKSVIDKEYSKQRLKVFIGIFIGYAGYYLVRKNISLAAPHLLELGYDKGQVGIAMSGVAIAYGLSKFIMGGVSDRSNAKYFLPLGLILSALTTFFMGTAVGLSSLAIMFALQLLNGWFQGMGWPPSGRIMTHWFSIRERGTKMAFWNVAHNVGGGLIGPLATLGILIYGAWQFGVFVFPAIIAILIALVAFLLITDTPQSVGLPSIEAYKNDYPKNYSEEFEKELSAKEIFFKYVLNNKVLWYVAFANAFVYMVRYGVLDWSPTYLKEVKGYSISEVGWAYFAYEWAAIPGTIVCGYISDKLFKGRRTETTILFMLLVLISVIVYWKNPPGHVLVDNLALISIGFFIYGPVMLIGVHALDLVPKKAAGTAAGLTGLFGYLIGTSLLANIVMGYVVEKYGWNGGFYLLIASAVLSIILILFTRNAELKIKSNQTLN, encoded by the coding sequence ATGATCTCATTTTTAAAACCGGCTCCTCACAAGCCCCTGATTGACGACAAGAGTGTTATTGACAAAGAATATTCTAAGCAGCGATTAAAGGTTTTTATAGGAATCTTTATTGGTTATGCCGGATATTATCTTGTTCGAAAGAATATTTCATTAGCAGCCCCTCATCTGCTCGAGCTGGGTTATGATAAAGGTCAGGTAGGTATTGCCATGTCGGGTGTGGCTATCGCTTATGGATTAAGTAAGTTCATCATGGGCGGTGTTTCTGACAGAAGTAATGCAAAATATTTCTTGCCATTGGGCCTGATTTTGTCAGCTTTAACCACTTTTTTTATGGGCACTGCTGTAGGGCTCTCCTCTTTGGCCATTATGTTTGCACTTCAGTTGCTGAATGGATGGTTTCAGGGTATGGGATGGCCTCCCAGTGGCAGAATTATGACCCACTGGTTTTCTATTCGTGAACGGGGGACGAAAATGGCATTTTGGAATGTGGCCCATAATGTTGGAGGCGGTTTGATTGGCCCGCTTGCCACGCTGGGTATCTTGATATATGGAGCATGGCAATTTGGTGTGTTTGTATTTCCTGCTATTATTGCCATACTTATCGCTTTAGTTGCCTTTCTTTTAATTACTGATACCCCTCAAAGTGTTGGACTGCCTTCAATTGAGGCTTATAAGAATGATTATCCAAAGAATTATTCCGAGGAATTTGAAAAGGAACTTTCAGCCAAAGAGATATTTTTCAAGTATGTGTTGAATAATAAGGTTCTTTGGTATGTCGCATTTGCCAATGCTTTTGTATACATGGTCAGGTATGGTGTGCTGGATTGGTCTCCTACTTATCTGAAAGAAGTTAAGGGATATTCTATCAGTGAAGTTGGCTGGGCTTATTTTGCTTACGAATGGGCTGCTATTCCTGGTACTATAGTTTGCGGATATATTAGCGATAAGCTCTTCAAGGGGAGAAGAACAGAGACCACAATTCTCTTTATGCTGCTGGTACTGATATCTGTGATTGTTTATTGGAAAAACCCTCCCGGACATGTATTGGTCGATAATCTGGCCTTAATCTCGATTGGATTCTTTATTTATGGCCCTGTTATGCTTATTGGCGTGCATGCGCTTGACCTGGTACCCAAAAAAGCGGCTGGTACAGCGGCAGGTCTGACTGGGCTCTTTGGATATCTGATTGGAACTTCACTGCTTGCGAATATTGTAATGGGCTATGTTGTTGAGAAATACGGGTGGAATGGTGGATTCTACCTGCTGATTGCCTCAGCTGTACTGTCGATTATTCTGATTTTGTTTACACGTAATGCCGAATTGAAAATAAAAAGTAACCAAACACTAAATTAA
- a CDS encoding sigma-70 family RNA polymerase sigma factor: MRQLKITKQVTNRETASLDKYLQEIGKVELITADEEVALAQKIKQGDRAALEKLTKANLRFVVSVSKQYQNQGLSLPDLINEGNLGLIKAAQRFDETRGFKFISYAVWWIRQSILQALAEQSRIVRLPLNKIGSINKINKAYAKLEQEYEREPNFDEIAGLLEISENEVKESMRNSGRHVSMDAPLVQDEDNNMYDVLRSDDGPTPETELLYESLRKEIERAVSTLTPREADVIRLYFGLGGEHPLTLEEIGERFDLTRERVRQIKEKAIRRLKHTSRSKILKTYLG; the protein is encoded by the coding sequence ATGAGGCAACTAAAAATTACAAAGCAGGTTACCAATCGCGAAACTGCATCACTCGACAAATACCTTCAGGAAATTGGCAAGGTAGAACTGATTACAGCTGATGAAGAAGTGGCATTGGCTCAAAAGATCAAACAGGGAGATCGTGCTGCGCTTGAAAAACTGACCAAAGCAAATCTTAGATTTGTGGTTTCTGTTTCAAAACAATATCAAAATCAGGGGTTAAGTCTTCCTGACTTAATTAATGAAGGCAATCTCGGACTTATCAAAGCTGCCCAGCGTTTCGATGAAACCAGAGGATTTAAATTTATTTCTTATGCTGTTTGGTGGATTAGGCAATCAATTTTGCAGGCTTTAGCTGAACAATCGCGTATTGTAAGGCTGCCTCTCAACAAAATTGGGTCTATCAACAAAATTAACAAAGCTTACGCTAAACTTGAACAAGAGTATGAGCGTGAGCCAAATTTTGATGAAATTGCCGGGTTGCTCGAAATAAGTGAGAATGAAGTTAAGGAATCTATGCGGAATTCGGGGCGCCATGTTTCTATGGACGCACCACTCGTACAGGATGAAGATAATAACATGTACGATGTATTGCGTAGCGACGACGGCCCAACTCCGGAAACAGAGCTTCTTTATGAATCACTTCGCAAGGAAATTGAAAGGGCTGTTTCAACCCTTACCCCGCGCGAAGCCGATGTTATCAGGCTTTATTTCGGTCTTGGTGGCGAACATCCGCTTACCCTCGAAGAAATTGGCGAACGTTTTGACCTTACCCGCGAACGCGTGAGGCAAATCAAGGAAAAAGCCATCCGGAGGTTGAAACACACTTCACGGAGCAAAATCCTGAAAACTTATCTGGGATAA
- a CDS encoding glycerol-3-phosphate dehydrogenase/oxidase: MERNRMIELMKNQTDGYDFIIIGGGATGIGIALETISRGYKTLLVEKSDFTKSTSSKSTKLVHGGVRYLAQGDIALVREACVERGRLLKNAPHLVKNQSFIIPTSGLFDELMYTVGLTFYDLLAGKYSLGRSLHISKRRTLQRIPTLNPKKLSAGVIYHDGQFDDSRLAVNVLQTAAALGAHLMNYMEVEALTKDDAGKINGVRLHDVESNENYLIKGRAVINATGVFADEVMQMDKPEMKKIIRPSQGVHIVLDKSFLPGNDAIMIPKTDDGRVLFAVPWHNKVVVGTTDTPLNEASLEPVALEDEINFILNTTGRYLTKAPARKDVLSIFAGLRPLAAPKGDSKKTKEISRSHKIYISDSDLFTMIGGKWTTFRRMAEDMVKKVEEVKSWKKTHSKTRTMKIHGYMKKIDLTDPLYFYGTDREMLINLGKNEPGISGVISEKLGLYKAQVIWAVRNEMARSVEDVLSRRTRCLLLDSRESVAIAPVVAELMAIELQKDTAWVNSQVQSFKEVAANYMLN; encoded by the coding sequence ATGGAAAGAAATAGAATGATTGAATTAATGAAAAATCAGACTGATGGTTATGATTTTATCATTATAGGTGGAGGTGCAACGGGAATCGGAATTGCGCTTGAGACAATATCCCGTGGCTATAAGACATTGTTGGTTGAAAAGTCAGATTTTACCAAATCAACTTCAAGTAAAAGTACGAAACTGGTTCACGGAGGTGTGCGTTATTTGGCGCAGGGCGATATTGCATTGGTGAGGGAAGCCTGTGTTGAAAGAGGTCGGTTATTAAAAAATGCCCCACATTTGGTTAAAAATCAGTCATTTATTATTCCAACTTCTGGTTTATTTGATGAATTGATGTATACAGTGGGTTTGACATTTTATGATCTTTTAGCCGGGAAATACAGCCTTGGCAGATCATTACACATCTCAAAACGCAGAACTCTGCAAAGAATCCCTACGCTGAACCCAAAGAAATTATCTGCCGGCGTTATTTATCATGATGGTCAGTTTGATGATTCGCGGTTAGCTGTGAATGTTTTACAAACAGCTGCTGCCTTGGGCGCGCACTTAATGAATTATATGGAAGTCGAAGCTCTTACTAAAGATGATGCCGGGAAAATCAACGGTGTTCGTTTGCATGATGTAGAGTCAAATGAAAATTATTTAATCAAAGGGAGGGCTGTTATTAATGCAACCGGCGTTTTTGCTGATGAGGTTATGCAAATGGATAAGCCGGAGATGAAGAAGATTATTCGTCCAAGCCAGGGTGTGCATATTGTGTTGGATAAAAGTTTTTTGCCTGGTAACGATGCTATCATGATTCCCAAAACTGATGACGGCAGGGTGCTATTTGCAGTTCCATGGCACAATAAAGTGGTAGTGGGTACTACTGATACTCCATTAAATGAAGCTTCACTCGAACCGGTTGCACTTGAGGATGAAATTAACTTTATTCTGAATACTACCGGACGTTATCTTACAAAAGCGCCCGCAAGAAAAGATGTGTTGAGCATTTTTGCCGGACTTCGCCCTCTGGCAGCGCCCAAAGGTGATAGTAAAAAAACAAAGGAAATTTCGCGTAGCCACAAGATTTACATTTCAGACTCAGACTTATTTACTATGATAGGTGGCAAATGGACCACTTTCAGGAGAATGGCTGAAGACATGGTAAAGAAGGTTGAGGAAGTAAAATCGTGGAAGAAAACGCATTCAAAAACAAGAACCATGAAAATTCATGGTTACATGAAAAAGATTGATTTGACGGATCCACTTTACTTCTATGGAACCGATCGTGAAATGTTGATAAACCTCGGGAAGAATGAACCGGGAATAAGTGGAGTCATTAGCGAGAAACTGGGACTATATAAAGCACAGGTAATTTGGGCTGTGAGAAATGAAATGGCCCGATCTGTTGAAGATGTGCTGTCGCGCAGGACCCGTTGTTTGTTGCTTGATTCACGCGAAAGTGTTGCCATAGCCCCGGTTGTTGCTGAATTAATGGCTATAGAGCTTCAAAAAGATACAGCTTGGGTTAATTCGCAAGTTCAAAGCTTTAAAGAAGTGGCTGCAAATTATATGCTTAATTAA
- a CDS encoding T9SS type A sorting domain-containing protein, with amino-acid sequence MKIKSILFGSLLMPLILSSQTNVSRAYLGNDGEILSESYITYDDFSSDRQPSEILQMAGFPKKVPVHPNFKNFRNVTLADINNDGKDEILIPSMNTLRVFTYTGELLWSKLLTGTPIYPPSVSVMDGSGTLGIVQVTGGSPNNGRVYYLDVNGNDISGWPLTFNNHWIICAPVIADADNDGTKEIIVQTRTSNNLHVLKTDGTVLWTATLGGTPAVTPSVADIDSDGIKDIVTAISNGTMYAFNANDGTEKTGFPIPSNGYSFSYQSPLLADLDGNGQLSIIGAAHGDAPEYFVRNSDGSYRTGWPVPVPGNDWTYAPPTVVDLTGNNNFSIFTSKPIGEDAAPMLFGYHPDATMMDNFPIVKSGGLESTICVADITGDGNQDLIFGSNLMVDLKGFIHAYRTDGTGEINGFPLRPTGFTFMNGPTLGDVNGDGLLDLVSFSYELTFTPSDSAYVNVYELLVPVEQADVLFGTYKGSNDRSGYIARTNLPIEFPAPLDLTYAINYTDVDLQWLSPDLSGSQNLVLTGYNIYRNNSQIGQVSAGTLTFTDPLVPEGGHTYGVTAVYGDPLPGESSPVEVFVDYILNTPAIAQQITRLYPNPVNGYLTIESPDMTNICVFNMMGELVYNLNLGSNSSVKINTGSWDAGMYNIRILGPSGVTNHKFSVIR; translated from the coding sequence ATGAAAATTAAATCTATTCTCTTTGGGTCATTATTAATGCCTTTAATTTTATCATCGCAGACCAATGTAAGCCGGGCTTACCTTGGTAACGATGGTGAAATTCTTTCTGAAAGTTATATAACCTATGATGACTTTTCAAGCGACCGACAGCCCTCTGAAATACTTCAAATGGCAGGTTTCCCTAAAAAAGTTCCGGTACATCCTAACTTCAAGAACTTTCGCAATGTAACACTTGCCGATATCAATAACGATGGAAAAGATGAAATTCTGATTCCTTCTATGAATACTCTCAGGGTGTTTACGTATACCGGGGAGCTTTTGTGGAGTAAATTGCTTACCGGAACGCCCATCTATCCTCCGTCTGTTTCAGTTATGGATGGAAGTGGCACATTGGGGATAGTTCAGGTTACAGGCGGCTCACCAAACAATGGCAGGGTTTATTATTTGGATGTGAATGGAAATGATATATCAGGGTGGCCATTAACTTTTAACAATCATTGGATTATTTGTGCGCCGGTAATTGCTGATGCAGATAATGATGGAACAAAGGAAATAATTGTTCAAACCCGCACATCTAATAATCTTCATGTATTGAAAACCGATGGCACAGTGCTTTGGACAGCCACGCTTGGCGGAACTCCGGCCGTTACTCCTTCTGTTGCTGATATTGACTCCGATGGCATCAAAGACATTGTTACTGCTATTTCTAATGGAACTATGTATGCTTTTAACGCAAATGATGGTACGGAAAAAACAGGATTCCCCATACCTTCCAATGGTTATAGCTTTTCATATCAATCACCGTTGTTGGCCGATTTGGATGGAAACGGACAATTAAGCATAATAGGAGCTGCACATGGAGATGCACCTGAATATTTTGTCAGAAATAGCGATGGCTCTTATCGCACTGGATGGCCTGTGCCGGTTCCGGGGAATGACTGGACTTATGCTCCACCGACTGTTGTTGATCTAACTGGGAATAACAATTTTAGCATTTTCACCAGTAAACCGATAGGGGAGGATGCAGCTCCAATGTTATTTGGATATCATCCGGATGCCACTATGATGGATAATTTCCCCATTGTTAAATCAGGAGGTCTTGAAAGTACTATTTGTGTTGCTGACATTACCGGAGATGGAAATCAAGATCTAATATTTGGCAGCAACCTTATGGTTGATTTGAAAGGTTTTATTCATGCTTACAGAACTGATGGCACTGGAGAGATTAATGGATTTCCTCTAAGACCAACAGGTTTTACTTTTATGAATGGGCCAACACTGGGTGATGTGAATGGAGATGGTTTGCTTGATTTGGTCTCTTTTTCCTATGAACTGACTTTTACTCCAAGCGATTCAGCCTATGTAAATGTTTATGAGCTTTTAGTCCCAGTAGAACAGGCTGATGTATTATTTGGTACATATAAAGGTAGTAACGACAGGTCAGGATATATTGCCAGAACTAATCTTCCGATTGAATTCCCGGCACCTCTGGATTTAACTTATGCTATCAATTATACCGATGTTGATCTGCAGTGGTTGTCTCCTGATTTGAGCGGGAGTCAAAATCTGGTTCTGACAGGTTACAATATTTATCGTAATAACTCTCAAATTGGCCAGGTTTCTGCCGGTACGCTCACATTCACCGATCCTCTTGTGCCTGAAGGTGGCCATACTTATGGTGTTACTGCTGTTTATGGCGACCCATTGCCCGGAGAATCTTCGCCGGTTGAAGTATTTGTTGATTATATATTAAATACTCCCGCAATTGCTCAACAAATAACCCGCTTGTATCCCAATCCGGTAAACGGTTATCTGACTATTGAGTCACCCGATATGACAAATATTTGTGTTTTCAATATGATGGGCGAGCTGGTATACAACCTTAATTTGGGAAGCAACAGTTCCGTAAAAATAAATACAGGGAGCTGGGATGCAGGCATGTATAATATCAGGATTCTCGGGCCCTCAGGTGTTACCAATCATAAGTTCAGTGTTATAAGATAG
- a CDS encoding GxxExxY protein — protein sequence MITQKYINDIAYKIVGSAIEVHKYLGPGLLESVYHKCMIEELSDAGFFVQSQLYVPIKYKNKNLGGVLKLDLLVENLVIVELKAADIMIPLYRAQLLSYLKLTGKPKGLLINFHSENIVEQMVPMVTEEFSKLPRA from the coding sequence ATGATAACTCAAAAATACATAAACGACATTGCTTATAAGATTGTAGGCAGCGCAATTGAAGTACATAAATATCTTGGTCCAGGTTTACTGGAATCCGTATATCATAAATGTATGATTGAAGAATTATCAGACGCTGGTTTTTTTGTCCAATCACAGTTATACGTGCCGATTAAATACAAAAATAAAAATTTAGGTGGTGTACTTAAACTTGATCTTTTGGTGGAAAATCTTGTAATTGTTGAATTAAAAGCTGCCGATATTATGATTCCTTTGTATAGGGCTCAGTTACTTTCCTATCTTAAACTAACTGGTAAGCCTAAAGGGTTATTGATCAATTTTCACAGTGAAAATATTGTTGAACAGATGGTTCCGATGGTTACTGAGGAATTTTCAAAATTACCAAGGGCATAG
- a CDS encoding DeoR/GlpR transcriptional regulator, with amino-acid sequence MSLNITERHQLILNKLTEKGYVNVSDLSKELDVSAVTIRKDLKLLEEKNLLFRSHGSATVQNPYVTDRHVNEKEKIMADQKKHIALRAASMVEDYDNIILASGTTINELARQLKSVQNVTVISASLIASQVLTNYTGIEIIQLGGMVRKSSSSVVGPMAEKMLEGYSVNKLFIGVDGIDPEYGLTTTNAMEASLNKSMIHASQKIIVLADSTKINRKGFGKICDIDQVDIIITDNGADKGILRILEEKGVEVIIV; translated from the coding sequence ATGTCATTAAATATAACCGAACGCCATCAACTAATCCTTAATAAGTTAACCGAAAAGGGGTATGTAAATGTTAGTGACCTCAGTAAAGAGCTAGATGTTTCAGCGGTAACAATACGAAAGGATTTGAAACTACTTGAAGAAAAAAACCTTCTTTTTCGTTCTCACGGGAGTGCAACGGTACAAAATCCCTACGTAACGGATAGGCACGTTAATGAAAAAGAAAAAATTATGGCTGATCAAAAAAAGCACATTGCATTGAGAGCAGCATCAATGGTTGAAGATTATGACAATATAATTTTAGCTTCAGGAACCACGATCAATGAGTTGGCCAGGCAATTAAAATCTGTTCAGAATGTAACAGTTATATCAGCTTCACTCATTGCTTCCCAGGTTTTAACCAATTATACTGGGATAGAAATTATTCAGTTAGGGGGGATGGTTCGCAAAAGCTCTTCTTCAGTCGTTGGTCCTATGGCTGAAAAAATGCTTGAAGGCTACTCTGTTAACAAACTATTTATAGGGGTTGATGGGATTGATCCTGAGTATGGTTTAACTACCACAAATGCAATGGAAGCCTCACTGAATAAGAGCATGATTCATGCTTCACAAAAAATTATTGTGCTGGCTGATTCAACTAAAATAAATCGCAAAGGATTCGGAAAAATATGTGATATTGATCAGGTGGATATAATTATTACTGACAATGGAGCAGATAAAGGTATTTTAAGAATTCTTGAGGAAAAAGGAGTGGAAGTAATTATCGTTTAA
- a CDS encoding nitroreductase family protein, with protein MELVQTIENRVSVRSFTDEMVKPEVLKEMVRRAALAPSINNSQPWKFLVITNQALLKSMAKAVSDTISSLPVKDKEDVNRSFLSRFEWYSTFFEDAPALIALIMKPSVSVMETGIELSHEEIEKMRNRPDLQTAGAAVQNILLSAVDLGYGACWMSAPMIAKPGLEKLLKIEAPWSLVTFVAIGKPFGAPARKSKKILSEVIEFIE; from the coding sequence ATGGAACTAGTTCAAACAATAGAAAACAGGGTAAGTGTAAGAAGTTTTACGGATGAAATGGTAAAACCTGAAGTTTTAAAAGAGATGGTAAGGCGGGCTGCACTAGCCCCCAGCATCAATAATTCTCAACCCTGGAAATTTCTGGTCATTACCAATCAGGCATTACTCAAATCAATGGCAAAGGCGGTTTCAGATACTATTTCAAGCCTTCCGGTGAAAGACAAAGAGGATGTAAACCGCTCCTTTTTATCCAGATTTGAATGGTATTCCACATTTTTCGAGGATGCGCCCGCTTTAATAGCCCTTATCATGAAACCTTCTGTTTCGGTAATGGAAACAGGTATTGAGCTTTCGCATGAAGAAATAGAAAAGATGCGAAACCGGCCGGATTTGCAAACTGCCGGCGCCGCCGTTCAAAATATACTGCTTTCGGCTGTTGATTTGGGGTATGGTGCATGTTGGATGAGTGCCCCCATGATTGCTAAGCCCGGCCTTGAAAAATTACTTAAAATTGAAGCCCCCTGGAGTCTTGTAACATTTGTGGCAATAGGCAAGCCATTTGGGGCTCCGGCAAGAAAGTCTAAAAAGATACTCAGTGAGGTGATTGAATTTATTGAATAA
- a CDS encoding ribulose-phosphate 3-epimerase, protein MSPHLIAPSLLSANFARLGEDIEMLNQSEADWFHIDVMDGVFVPNISFGMPVIKAIGKAATKPLDVHLMIVQPERYFETFRDLGATYLSIHFEAVTHLHRAVHQIKELGMKAGVVMNPHSNVTLLEDIIEDLDLVLLMSVNPGFGGQKFIEGTYRKIEKLKTLIVSKNARALIEIDGGVDLKNAPALIHAGADVLVAGNTIFSSENPRETIARLKTPVK, encoded by the coding sequence ATGAGTCCGCATTTGATCGCCCCTTCCTTACTTTCAGCAAATTTTGCCCGTTTGGGCGAAGATATTGAAATGCTCAACCAAAGCGAAGCCGACTGGTTTCACATTGATGTTATGGACGGGGTTTTTGTTCCTAACATCTCTTTTGGGATGCCGGTGATCAAAGCTATTGGGAAGGCAGCCACCAAACCTCTTGACGTACATCTCATGATTGTTCAGCCGGAGCGGTATTTTGAAACATTCCGCGACCTGGGAGCCACTTACCTGAGTATTCATTTTGAAGCGGTGACCCACCTGCACCGGGCGGTTCATCAGATTAAGGAGTTAGGTATGAAAGCCGGAGTAGTAATGAATCCTCATTCAAATGTTACGCTTCTCGAAGATATTATTGAGGATTTGGATTTGGTTCTTCTTATGTCAGTGAATCCAGGCTTTGGTGGCCAAAAATTTATCGAAGGAACTTACCGGAAAATAGAAAAATTAAAAACCTTAATCGTGTCAAAAAATGCCCGGGCACTGATTGAAATTGACGGAGGTGTGGATTTGAAAAATGCCCCCGCACTTATTCATGCAGGTGCTGATGTGCTTGTTGCCGGCAACACAATATTTTCCTCGGAAAATCCCCGGGAAACAATTGCCAGACTAAAAACGCCGGTGAAATAA